In Miscanthus floridulus cultivar M001 chromosome 19, ASM1932011v1, whole genome shotgun sequence, the DNA window GTAGACGGTCAACCCACcagaggaagaggaacccccTGCTGTCGCCGCCTCCTCGTGGCCAGACAAAGCAGAACCCCCTGCTGTCGCCGCTTAGTCGTCCTCGTCCCCCACGGCCGCCCCCTGGTCGCCCTCGTCCCCGGAGGCCGCCACCTGGTCCTCCTCGGGCGACGGGGCGCGAGGCGTAGGCCTTGTCCTCGGACGGCCGCGGGGCGGCCGGTCCTAGTCCTCCTCGTCGATGTCTCTGTGGCGGCTCCTCATCCTCCTGAGCGGGGGGTGTCGTGTAGAGCGAGTGGAGACGCCTCTGCCCCCCCCAGGCATTTTGTCGAGTTCCTgcaattacaaagatgcaaaatgaATTTGTAAGTCCTTATAAAGAGATggaaaatgaacgaaacataattgcaaattaataataataataataatatagtattacatgaattagaaataatctCCCTCATCATCATCTCCCTCGTTGTCATCATCTCCCTCGTTGTCATCggcatcactatcaatattgtcgaaaAAATCGACCTCATCTCCAACGTTGTCATCATTATCatcgcctaaacgtaatcgctcaagcatttgtaagtcgttggcattttgcacctcatctccatcgtcctcatcaatgtcattgtgtacttccatgcccatcagcgaagacatgtctatgtcaaacctcccttctagcccctctggttgatagaactctccatcgtatgtgtttgggtcaaagttgtaatcttcatcgttcgGGACAGACACtttaccgtgcggcgataccttgtgcacaaggtACCAACCCGTAAGATTagggtctttttggcacgcccatgggagataataaacttgcgtggcctattgagccacaatatagacatcgtcgccTCGATAGACGGAATCCTACCAAATTTCGACTTGCCCAAGCTCAGGGGTCGTTCTCGTTACatcaggatcgaaccaatggcatttgaatacgactggATTAAGAGGTTTACGACCCTCAAAtctgagctcgtatatttcttcgactatgccgtagtagtcaCGGTCATCGGTGCCAGGCGTACAAACTTCGGTATTCATGGTTCTTCGGTTTGGGCGACTCTGTTCgtgtcttgttgtgtgaaagcgatatccattcacatcagaaacggtaaatgacttgaccttaTAGGCAAAgccattggcaacctgtctcaactcatcacTCATTTCCACATCCGTGCTGGCCTGCAAAGTGAGGCCagatagatcgttacattactcgctcgtaTGAGCAAAGTGGTGAGTCAAAGATAGAATgaggtaaattggacggtaccttcttaCTAAACCAGAAAATGAAATCGagcacaccatctttgagaaggctatcttgttcttgaggggaaggagcccaATCCTCTTGCTAGTACTTATCCAGAAATTCCCTAAAAAAACGAGATACAAGGGGGTTGGATGGATGGAGGATAGTgacggcgtatgtaacaagctcattgagaacttaccgcAAATATGGGTTCACTTCATCATGGTTCAACAACACAAacaacatgatagtgcgccactcatcatactgcaaggtcttggtgctcgatgcgcttgcgcttccgagttgccctttgaaaaggctgaggttcgatgaactctcgtcgtcgttgtaatgagggggtggattgtGCACACTTGGAAGGTTGTCCTTATAGTATGctattgtgaagtttgacacctcctccataaTGAATGCCGCTGCCATGgacgcctcaattttggctttatttctacactttttgcgaagaacctttagacatctctcgattggatagcactaacgggcctgcacgggacccccccattcgtgcctcgtacagtaggtgcaaaatcaaatgctgcatcggcacgAAGAAGCCGGgaggaaagatcttctccaacttacagagcaacacaggtgccactttctctaagtcaACAACCACGgctcgagataactccttggcacaaagctgatgaaagaaatagctcaactctgctagcACGCGCCAGATATTCTCGGGGACATATCCCCAGGTCATGGCAGGAAGAAGCcgttcaatccatatgtggtagtcatgactcttcacccctaagactcgcatagtagacaagttcactcccctcctcagattcgccgcatacccatcagggaacattaacgtctggatccaccGCAATACCTCCTTCCTTTCatcctttttcaagacaaaatcggcatgaggccttttccatttcttgccgGGCGCAGGAGGCTTCAtcactagctttggtctatcgcacaatgttgccaggtctagtctagccttaacgttgtcctttgtcttatcaggaatgtccatgagtgttgcccaaagtgtctcggcgacattcttttcagtgtgcattacatcaatgttgtgtggaagaaggaggtcattgaaataggggagcctagtcaagcccgatatatgagtccacatgtgatcctgaccatatccaataaaaccacctttgTTGTCATCAattttgagagcctctatctgagCACGGACCTCGGCgccggtcatcatctgaggtgcagggtcaGTGACTcgaacacctttcgtgaagttcttgatgtctcgtctgaatggatggttagaagggaggaatCGACGATGTTCGTCGAACGAAgagaacttgccacccttcttcaaccaattgaacctcacagcttccttgcatactgggcatgggaacttcccatgaacacaccacccacagaatatgccatacgctaggaagtcatgcagggagtactggtaccagacatgcattttgaagttcctctttgtagctcggtcgtatgtcagtaccccattttcccaagcatcgatcaattcatcaatcagaggctccatgaacactccCATATTGTTCCCTGGGTGTCCGAGAATTATGAGCGACAggaatacgttcttgggttgaaacatgacgcCGGGGGGAAGATTTAGGGGGatcacgaacatgggccaacaagtgtacggggccgccatcattccaTACGGATTGAACCCGtctgttgccagcgctacatgtacattccgagcctcctcagctttaccgGGATGTTTACCATCAAAGTGGACCTATgcatcaccatcggatggatgtaccatcttctcagaattgtatcttttgccatttttgtgccatgtcatctgtttggcAGACTCCTCTAtcatgaatagccattggatcctcggtatgaaaggaaggtaccgtaggaccttctcGGGGATATCAAGCTGCTTCTTCTGGCCATcactagagtctacctccagaaacctagaggatttgcactttggacagtgcgttgctgTCTCGTGttgtttcctaaataggacgcaaccattcggacaagcatggatctgcTGATACGACATCTTTagtgcacgaagaagtttctgtgactcatacaTGTTCTTCGTCAGAACATGACCCTCTGGAAGCAGGGTCCCAACAACTACCAACATAGCATCGAAGGCGTCTTGACTCAGGCTATACTACGACTTGAACCCTATTAGGCGTCCAACGGCATCCAGTCACGAAGCCTCAGTCTTTTCGTGAAGGGGCTGCTGTGCCGAAgacatcatgtcgtagaacgcctttaCGGTTTCCTCTGGTTCCTCCTCCATTCCTTCACCAAACTGTGCCTCATGAAAGTCATCCATCATGTCTGGTACCCTGGCATCACCATCAAAATCCTCGAGGCattgtctcaccacctcctcacTCATACGATCCGCTTCACCATGGAAGATCCAacgggtatagtttggcgtgaatccaaacttgcaaagatcttccccccACCTTCTTcctattttttcttttcctgttgtcacatttgctacagggacacggcatccgactTGCCCCTTGAGCAGCCGGGCCAAATGCATGGTCTAAGAAAGCAGAGGTATTGcacatccattctggggtcatctctgcgtggcccgtgtacatccagtcatggttatccatcctctgacatatatatatatataagcgagtaataaaaccagcaattgcatctacacgacgttcctactatctaataggtgaaggataggtcctaatcccacccgcggatgcgtagatgaggttagtctccatgctctactcctatccgagacagaatttcagcggcacctccccgctgttctcccgatacacgtcctggcagggagagtgtgtatccggagaacaacagggaagaGCTGCCGAAACCCggtctcggaccggagcagaccatggaaactaactcatctacgcatccgcgtgctgtccaaaaaacgtggacaatccgaaacagatacggtcgtagatatgaaaagatccgcatacctacgaccgtatctctttcggacgggagacgcctaactgggttacgcgatctaagaTAATGATACGGGAGGAgggcttatttatacctagggtggcggtggagtcaagctagcggggcagtggcgagtcggggcAGTGACAAGGCGATgctgtgcaggcagacccgcaacgccgacgaagaggatcggggtcaccgagtcccctctgacgtgctcttctctgcaaaagaagaaacacaatactataagttgaaaatttcggcagaacctcccctgtatggggaggtttccaaaacctgcaagaaaaaaccggcacgatggccgacaagcacatatcaagggaacaaatacggcacgatggccgatagccagatatatattaatccaccaccagcacaccaccaccacgaccacaccaccaccaccaccacaacctccaccaccatgaccacaccaccacgaccacaccaccaccaccacaaccaccacactaccaccaccaccaccaccaccaccacaccacgacatccaccacaacgaccatgaccacaccaccacatccaccacaacgaccaccattgcacgccaccaccacctACACCTACACCTACACCTCCTCTTTCACCATGAAGCGAGGGAAGGGCATACCTGGACATCGGAGGGACGTCGGAGGCCACAGATGGGGCGAGGGTCGCGGACGAGGCGACGTCAAGGGGCCGGGgcggggcacctcctcctcctctcttctcggcctcctctcttctcctgttccccttctcctcttcctccctttcTCCCACCTTCTACTCAGAACGGGGGCGGGCATGGCAGACAGTGTGGACAGGGTTGGCGGGTGGCGCggggtcctcctccttctccggtggccggcggatggcgtggaggttctcctcctcctcggggcGGGCCGGCCAGTGGGCGTGGGCGGGCGTGCGGCCGGGGTGGGGCACCTCCGGCGGGTTGAGGCGAGCGGTGGGGTGGGGCTCCTCCggtggcctgctcctcctccctcctcctctggCGGCCAGGGGCCGGGGGCGCACGGGGTGGCAGTTGCGGGGTGGCCGGTGGCGGGGTGGCGGTGGCTGGCCGGCGGGCGTGGGTGGGCGGCGTGGCCGAGGTGGGGCACCTCCGGCGGGTTGAGGCGAGCGGCGGGGTGGGGCTCCTCCGGTGGCCTGCTCCTCCACCCTCCTCCTCTGGCGGCCGGGGGCCGAGGGCGCGCGGGATGGCTGGTAGCGGGGTGGCGGTGGAGggggcgcgcggggtggcggTCGCGGGGTGGCCAGGGCCGGGGGCCGAGGGCACGCGGGGTGGCGGTGGCGACAGCCGGGGCAGCATGGGGCGGGCGCGGGGCAGCAGAACTTGGCGGGGCAGTACGGGGAGGCTAGGCAGCGGCgctgtgtgtggtgtgtgtgagtgtgtcggCCGGAAGGCCGACGTATTTTTTTAACCGCccacagctttgccgagtgccaagatctacggcactcggcaaagaagattccctttttttatttaaaaactttgccgagtgccatgcgttaggcactcggcaaataattaagtttgtcgagtgccacggATTGGCacacggcaattttttttttattttggcgaCCAATTTTTTTTGGTAGCCCTACAACAGTACCAGGAACCACATATTCAAATTTTGCACATTTTGACtgatttttttctatatttcattagtttattccattttgttgaattttttcggaaaatacgagtttgaactgcaggtgcatcgaatattggatTTGAATGATtcgaaaaatgacattcatgtttGTGAGTGTAAGTTTAGGCCAAATCCAGGAACTGACCTGAAATTTCTATCAacttgctcacggggcaacgccaccAAATTGCGTGCGAGTTgttttttaattccataaaatgcaaacgaaatcGAAAAAACATGAAACTTGTGGAGATGCCGTGTTATCGTAtgcgtaggctgtggtaaaaattgagaaagtttcgagcacgttgtcacgtaccatGCTCCACATGTTtcaacgtgctcgaaactttctcaaatttttaccacagcctacgcaTACGATAACACGGCATCTCCACAAGTTTCATGTTTTTTCGATTTTGTTTgcattttatggaattaaaaaacAACTCGCACGCAATTTGGTGGCGTTGCCTCATGAGCAAGTTGATAGAAATTTCAGGTTAGTTCCTGGATTTGGCCTAAACTTACACTCACaaacatgaatgtcatttttcgaATCATTCAAatccaatattcgatgcacctgcagttcaagcTCGTATTTTCcgaaaaaaatcaacaaaatggaataaactaatgaaatatagaaaaaatcagTCAAAATGTGCAAAATTTGAATATGTGGTTCCTGGTACTGTTGTAGGGCTACCAAAAAAATTGGTggccaaaatcaaaaaaaaaatttgccgagtgccaatccgtggcactcgacaaacttaattatttgctgagtgcctaacgcctgccactcggcaaatattttttaaataaaaaaagggaatcttctttgccaagtgtcgtagatcttagcactcggcaaagctatggGCGGTTAAAAAAAATACGTCGGCCTCCCAGccgacacactcacacacaccacacacagcGCCGCCGCCTAGCCTCCCCGCGCCGCCCCACCAAGCTCTGCCGCCCCGCTCCGCCCCGTGCTGCCCCGGCCGTCGCCAccgccaccccgcgcgccccGGCCCCGGCCACCCCGCGACCGCCACCCTGCGCGCccccgccaccgccaccccgcCACCGGCCACCCCGTGCGCCCCCGGCCCCCGGCCGccagaggaggagggaggaggagcaggccaccggaggagccccaccccaccgctcgcctcaacccgccagaggtgccccgccccggccgcgccgcccgcccacGCCCACCGGCCGGCCACCGCCAccccgccaccgccaccccgcGCGCCCTCGGCCCCCGGCCGccagaggaggagggaggaggagcaggccaccGGAGGAGCCCCACCCCGCCACTCGCCTCAACCCGCCGGAGGTGCCCCGCCCCGGTCGCGTTGCCCGCCCACGCCCGCCGGCCAGCCCgccccgaggaggaggagaacttCCGTGCCATCCGCCGGCcaccggagaaggaggaggaccctGCGCCACCCGCCAACCCCGTCCACACTGTTCGCCATGCCCGCCCTCGTTCCGAGCAGAAGGTGGGAgaaagggaggaagaggagaaggggaacaggagaagagaggaggccgagaagagaggaggaggaggtgccccacCCCGGCCCCTTGACGCCGCCCTGTCCGTGACCCTCGCCCCGTCCACGGCCTCTGGCGTCCATGTATGCCCTTCCCTCGCTTCATGGTGTACAATGCTGGTGAAGGAGGAGGTGTAGGTGTAGGTGTAGGTGTAGGTGGTGGTGGCATGCAATggtggtcgttgtggtggatgtggtggtgtggtcatggtcattgtggtggatgtcgtggtgtggtcgtggtcgtggttgtggtggtagtgtggtggttgtggtggtggtggtgtggtagtggtggtggtggtggaggttgtggtggtggtggtggtagtgtggtggttgtggtggtggtggtgtggtcgtggtggtagtGTGTTGGTGGTGGATTAATATATATCTAGCTATCGGCCATTGTGCCGTATTTGTTCTcttgatatgtggttgtcggccatcgtgcctgttttttcttgcaggttttgaaaacctccccgtacaggggaggttctgccgaaattttcaacttatagtttgccgagtgttttattttgcCGGCGTTGGGTCCGTTATACCTCTGACAATATTTGCCAAGTGCTCtagtttgccgagggcctggcactcggcatattaaggtttgccgagtgcctatatttTGCCGAgtactaggcactcggcaaaatagcctttgccgagtgttttattttgccgacggctacactcggcaaactgagtctttgccgagtgcccgatatttggcactcggcaaagtattcgaCACTCGGTAAATTACCAGTTTCCCGTACTGAGGCCACAACTTAGTAACATGTATAACGATTGTCAAAGTTCATTTAGCAATCCACCGAtaagttttatttttgttttcctg includes these proteins:
- the LOC136526207 gene encoding glycine-rich cell wall structural protein 2-like — encoded protein: MTTPPHPPQRPPLHATTTYTYTYTSSFTMKRGKGIPGHRRDVGGHRWGEGRGRGDVKGPGRGTSSSSLLGLLSSPVPLLLFLPFSHLLLRTGAGMADSVDRVGGWRGVLLLLRWPADGVEVLLLLGAGRPVGVGGRAAGVGHLRRVEASGGVGLLRWPAPPPSSSGGQGPGAHGVAVAGWPVAGWRWLAGGRGWAAWPRWGTSGGLRRAAGWGSSGGLLLHPPPLAAGGRGRAGWLVAGWRWRGRAGWRSRGGQGRGPRARGVAVATAGAAWGGRGAAELGGAVRGG
- the LOC136526208 gene encoding uncharacterized protein, with the protein product MTTPPHPPQRPPLHATTTYTYTYTYTSSFTSIVHHEAREGHTWTPEAVDGARVTDRAASRGRGGAPPPPLFSASSLLLFPFSSSSLSPTFCSERGRAWRTVWTGLAGGAGSSSFSGGRRMARKFSSSSGRAGRRAWAGNATGAGHLRRVEASGGVGLLRWPAPPPSSSGGRGPRARGVAVAGWRWPAGGRGRAARPGRGTSGGLRRAVGWGSSGGLLLLPPPLAAGGRGRTGWPVAGWRWRGRAGWRSRGGRGRGARGGGGDGRGSTGRSGAAELGGAARGG